The following proteins come from a genomic window of Streptomyces sp. NBC_01716:
- a CDS encoding YcaO-like family protein encodes MGWRPGPWNPPGRQAHAYGSLRRHPPHPPPARTWQAIKPLLPAYGITRVADVTGLDDLGIPVTMVVRPLSRTLSVAQGKGMSLDAARVSGAMEALEVWHAEQAVPPADIRRVPAADLGLPYSVGELEQHAGALATDRTRLDWITARSTVDGAVVPVPAAAVRLGRQEHDDWRLHLPSASTNGLASGNTRAEALAHGLAEVIERDVLSTVPRAGGRVELIDPATVDGEPAVLVDRLRRARVWVELTCRPNRFGVPVMCCHLWREDQAAVLVAGSGAHPDPAVALTRAITEAAQSRLTLITGSREDTHPAVHRAGASVRLPPARHLTRTPGGVAGHSSPLHHDAHHRHRHGRAPGRVRHGRHRHPAPRRRSDLGPIHA; translated from the coding sequence GTGGGCTGGCGGCCGGGCCCGTGGAATCCTCCAGGGAGGCAAGCCCATGCGTACGGCTCTCTTCGACGGCACCCACCGCACCCTCCCCCGGCCCGGACATGGCAGGCCATCAAGCCACTGCTCCCCGCCTACGGCATCACCCGCGTCGCCGACGTAACCGGCCTCGACGATCTCGGAATCCCCGTCACGATGGTCGTACGCCCGCTGTCCCGGACCCTGTCCGTCGCGCAGGGCAAAGGCATGAGCCTGGACGCGGCACGCGTCTCCGGCGCCATGGAGGCCCTGGAGGTCTGGCACGCGGAACAAGCCGTGCCACCCGCCGACATCCGGCGCGTCCCGGCTGCCGACCTTGGTCTGCCTTACTCGGTGGGCGAGTTGGAACAGCACGCGGGCGCTCTGGCGACGGACCGGACACGACTGGACTGGATCACGGCCCGCTCCACCGTCGACGGCGCCGTGGTGCCGGTGCCCGCCGCGGCGGTGCGGCTCGGCCGGCAGGAGCACGACGACTGGCGCCTGCATCTGCCCAGTGCGTCGACCAACGGCCTCGCGTCCGGCAACACCCGCGCCGAAGCGCTGGCGCACGGCCTGGCCGAGGTCATCGAGCGCGACGTCCTCAGCACCGTCCCCCGCGCTGGCGGCCGGGTAGAGCTGATCGACCCTGCAACCGTCGACGGCGAGCCCGCGGTCCTGGTCGACCGGCTGCGGCGGGCCCGGGTATGGGTGGAACTGACCTGCCGGCCCAACCGGTTCGGCGTGCCGGTGATGTGCTGCCACCTGTGGCGCGAGGACCAGGCGGCCGTCCTCGTCGCCGGCTCGGGCGCCCACCCTGATCCCGCGGTCGCACTGACGCGGGCGATCACCGAGGCCGCCCAGTCCCGGCTCACCCTGATCACCGGCAGCCGCGAGGACACCCACCCCGCCGTTCACCGAGCCGGCGCCAGCGTACGGCTCCCGCCCGCCCGCCACCTCACCCGCACCCCTGGTGGCGTGGCCGGACACAGCAGCCCGCTACACCACGACGCACACCACCGACACCGGCACGGCCGCGCACCTGGCCGCGTGCGTCACGGCCGCCACCGGCATCCCGCCCCTCGCCGTCGATCTGACCTGGGGCCCATACACGCGTGA
- a CDS encoding TfuA-like protein, which translates to MSVHVFAGPTIPAARVSELLPSACLHPPVRHGDLLRQQLAPGETVLIIDGLWHQSAPVRHKEILMLLAEGIAVVGAASMGALRAAELEPFGMLGIGAVFRAYRDGVLDADDEVAVVQGPDGQALSHALVNLRTALHRAAGAGRVTTAEAHALADLARALPYPRRSWNALARAADGAGLREAYGRANAWRLAHPWDQKREDAEEALRTLALRTPGSADTSGWCHEPWRTSFVRYWEAAHRTTPGTGAPFLAHLTHQQLYDLEFGARWHRRVLARIAETSTTRESSGTAEAALGAAAEAGLIPNALSPVQLAHWLTEHERHTLDEREMLMRVMVRSARLDGAWTIWPTSLRDAGDLINPELPTATAVEEAFRLNAATEAANPLHSTAHLAPDRIAAHLLDRWHLARDADRPVRDAAARDRAFRDFAGAVEAARTFYLGAVANSSAGKAGGGASVSVRT; encoded by the coding sequence ATGAGCGTGCACGTGTTCGCCGGACCCACCATCCCCGCCGCCCGGGTAAGCGAACTTCTCCCCTCCGCCTGCCTCCATCCGCCGGTCCGGCACGGCGACCTCTTACGTCAGCAACTCGCCCCGGGCGAGACAGTGTTGATCATCGATGGCCTGTGGCACCAGAGCGCCCCTGTCCGGCACAAGGAAATCCTGATGCTCCTGGCCGAAGGAATCGCCGTCGTAGGCGCCGCGAGCATGGGAGCCCTGCGCGCCGCCGAACTCGAACCGTTCGGCATGCTCGGGATCGGCGCCGTCTTCCGCGCCTACCGCGACGGTGTCCTGGACGCGGACGACGAGGTAGCCGTCGTCCAGGGCCCTGACGGACAGGCACTCTCACACGCCCTGGTGAACCTGCGCACGGCCCTGCACCGCGCCGCCGGGGCCGGCCGGGTCACCACCGCCGAGGCTCATGCACTCGCCGACCTCGCCCGGGCCCTGCCCTACCCACGCCGCTCCTGGAACGCGCTGGCCCGCGCCGCCGACGGTGCCGGGCTGCGTGAGGCATACGGCCGCGCCAACGCCTGGCGCCTCGCGCACCCGTGGGATCAGAAACGAGAGGACGCCGAAGAGGCCCTGCGCACGCTGGCCCTGCGCACACCGGGATCGGCGGATACGAGCGGGTGGTGCCATGAGCCGTGGCGGACCAGCTTCGTGCGGTACTGGGAAGCAGCCCACCGGACAACCCCCGGTACGGGTGCGCCCTTCCTCGCGCACCTGACGCACCAGCAGCTCTACGACTTGGAGTTCGGGGCCCGGTGGCACAGGAGGGTCCTGGCCCGCATCGCGGAAACCAGCACCACACGGGAGAGCTCAGGAACTGCCGAAGCGGCGTTGGGGGCGGCGGCCGAGGCGGGCCTCATCCCGAATGCCCTGTCTCCTGTTCAACTCGCCCATTGGCTGACCGAGCATGAGCGCCACACGCTCGACGAGCGGGAGATGCTGATGCGCGTGATGGTCCGCTCCGCACGGCTCGACGGAGCGTGGACGATCTGGCCCACGTCACTTCGAGACGCCGGGGACCTGATCAACCCGGAACTGCCCACGGCCACGGCGGTCGAGGAGGCGTTTCGCCTCAACGCGGCCACCGAGGCGGCGAACCCCCTGCACAGCACCGCCCACCTGGCACCAGACCGGATCGCTGCCCATCTGCTCGACCGCTGGCATCTCGCGCGGGACGCCGACCGGCCGGTCCGCGACGCCGCCGCTCGCGACCGTGCATTCCGCGACTTCGCCGGAGCCGTGGAAGCAGCCCGGACGTTCTACCTCGGCGCCGTCGCCAACTCCTCGGCAGGCAAAGCTGGTGGCGGGGCGAGCGTCAGCGTCCGCACCTGA
- a CDS encoding MFS transporter — protein MCKVSPRSGSSSAPVPRVGWSARLRAAGAPLSVRSYRLHFAARMLSWTGSAVSSIGLAFAVLYIGGGATGLGLVLAAGIAPQILLLLVGGVVADRWSRARVMVWTNAVSALAEATAAVLLFTGSAQVWHLVAMATVCGAASAFFTPAAGGVVVDVVPAEMRHAANALLKLGQNTVKVAGPALGGVLVAVVGPGWVIGWDALTFAAAAVLCARMGLGPARAKVRRGFVADLREGWADFRSRRWLWVMVLQGSVVVPVWLVGYQMLGPVYGERILGGPELWGVVVSGFAAGLLAGAAVALVWKPRLVGVVVCLGTGCMGLPLASMGARAPLAVLVAAVVVAGAGLAVSMTAWSGLVQERIPADRLSRVLSWSTLGQLVPVPVGYLAAGPLAGTFGMRKVLAAGAVMVAVAVVVPLLMRQVRTLTLAPPPALPAEELATAPR, from the coding sequence ATGTGCAAGGTGTCGCCGCGTTCGGGTTCTTCGTCGGCGCCGGTGCCGCGTGTGGGATGGTCCGCTCGGCTGCGAGCTGCCGGTGCGCCGCTCTCGGTCCGTTCGTACCGGCTGCATTTCGCGGCGCGGATGCTGTCGTGGACAGGGTCGGCGGTCAGTTCGATCGGGCTGGCGTTCGCTGTGCTCTACATTGGCGGCGGCGCGACCGGGCTCGGTCTGGTGCTCGCGGCGGGGATCGCTCCGCAGATTCTGCTTCTGCTGGTGGGCGGGGTGGTCGCGGACCGCTGGTCCCGCGCTCGGGTGATGGTGTGGACGAACGCCGTCTCGGCGCTCGCGGAGGCCACTGCGGCGGTCCTGCTGTTCACCGGGTCCGCGCAGGTGTGGCACCTGGTGGCGATGGCGACTGTTTGCGGCGCCGCGAGCGCGTTCTTCACCCCGGCGGCCGGCGGGGTCGTCGTGGATGTCGTTCCGGCGGAGATGCGGCACGCCGCGAACGCGCTGCTGAAGCTGGGGCAGAACACGGTGAAGGTCGCGGGTCCGGCTCTGGGTGGCGTACTGGTGGCGGTCGTCGGGCCGGGCTGGGTGATCGGCTGGGATGCGCTCACATTCGCCGCTGCCGCCGTGCTGTGCGCGCGGATGGGTCTGGGCCCGGCGCGGGCAAAAGTCCGGAGGGGGTTCGTGGCCGATTTGCGGGAGGGCTGGGCGGATTTCCGCTCGCGTCGCTGGCTGTGGGTGATGGTCCTTCAGGGTTCGGTGGTCGTGCCGGTGTGGCTGGTGGGTTACCAGATGCTCGGCCCTGTCTACGGCGAACGGATCCTGGGCGGCCCTGAGTTGTGGGGGGTGGTTGTCTCCGGCTTCGCGGCTGGGCTCTTGGCGGGGGCGGCTGTCGCGCTGGTGTGGAAGCCGCGTCTGGTCGGCGTCGTGGTGTGTCTGGGTACTGGCTGCATGGGCCTGCCGCTGGCCTCAATGGGCGCGCGGGCGCCGTTGGCGGTGCTGGTGGCCGCCGTGGTGGTGGCCGGCGCGGGGCTCGCGGTGAGCATGACCGCGTGGTCGGGTCTGGTTCAGGAGCGGATTCCGGCGGACCGTTTGTCGCGTGTCCTGTCCTGGTCGACGCTGGGGCAGTTGGTGCCGGTGCCGGTCGGCTACCTGGCGGCCGGGCCGCTCGCAGGCACGTTCGGGATGCGGAAAGTTCTCGCGGCCGGCGCCGTGATGGTCGCGGTGGCGGTCGTCGTTCCGCTGCTGATGCGTCAGGTGCGGACGCTGACGCTCGCCCCGCCACCAGCTTTGCCTGCCGAGGAGTTGGCGACGGCGCCGAGGTAG
- a CDS encoding SAV_2336 N-terminal domain-related protein — MIDRLRGVLDGLGYPLGGEELLDVLLLARVIGGARTGAGDATAPDPAEAEEAGPQADDVGQIDDEQGFDPTGSGPAPTSPTEQPATGRRRFLLPDSRTAQPATGTAARAVRVPGPRALPGAHNLARSLRPLRQHRDHLHRKVVDVEATVRLTAESGTLDVVLRPERELWHAAVLLVDDSASMRVWRSLVPELGGLLVRSGDFRTVHVSRFTPQKLSPRHHRNGAGVSVTFLLTDGVHPAWTSPATAAAVAAWGARGPVAVLNPLPQRLWRATRFQPQPHLLRATKRFPTTDQVLMLDPLTGERAEVVSDRLSLPVLALSPSSLASWAQLLTGPAVPHLVEATALGAPSAGAAEAGPAPATVPPDRLIAVFRGSFSPQAYRLAVRLSAIRPLSPLLMQLVRSATLPEATSAHVAEVLLGGLLERLDDEQTLEGFPESLRRDGLYDFRPGVRELLSSALSRTQTQEITEAVGRALEPYLGRLPDFSALMADASGTIRLSDEASPFAVVAGPTTQDRTHGRPPSNAASTPASVREMSAASGAALLRASAGAVAADARDGSLFLLLSDRYVRAFGHRPASSQIRAWERGLPALAGCLIDAGLSEVEMLVEFTLPMNSRRIDVILSGLDPVRSAPSYVLVELKQWTVARPDTNDPALCSAGTDTFLVLNPIDQVQRYREYLVKFNSLLARHPESVSGAVYLPNATEAGVDGLRDIEHEDGSQLFTGEHRAEFLTYLRGRFNSGRSEAEAADQLLLAKLLPPSKLTAVAAQEMEEGQFTLLDEQQIAYRTVLNAVRKAQHSAHKEVVVITGGPGTGKSVIALHLLGELYRQGVPALHATGSQSLTKTLRKAAGSRKREVQDLFKYFNSFMAAQENSLDVLICDEAHRIRETSANRYTRASLHTGRPQIDELIDVARVPVFLLDEHQVVRPGEIGTVAEIVGAAGRKGLPFRVVALDSQFRYGGSDVYLNWVVRLLGLEASGPTLWKPDGRMQLLVADSPEEMEAFLEDRRSEGYGARMTAGYCWPWSPEPRPGDPLPLDVMIGGWARPWNLRGDRSVSGAPPAALWATDPAGSGQVGSIYTAQGFEFDWSGVVIGPDMVWRGDRFVTDRKSSKDPVLGRTVADEEADRLIRNTYKVLLTRGMAGTVVYSTDAETRAKLLELGGRALGAHSPRTEKFEQLKTVRPDQGEWRTTRTGSTAPFTPAPRSDWDAYPALSDLFPWGSLGVATHRGWVVSPGKQILEQRWNQLIGEEDPAVKAELFKETRDRSTDRIRGGLPGRSSHGVPISQETSTLAEVVRIGMRSFDRQWLVADDRVIDRPRPALWAALQSGQVFLNQPSGHPIESGPAVVATSLLPDMHHFNGRGGRVHPVLHPDGTSNVPPRLLPVLSAHLNHSRVSAQDVAAYVVAVAGHSGFTEHFQEELLTSGVRVPLTRNPRLWEAAVRLGEEVLWASTYGEVCFDSTSGRHQASVAYEPGDARRVRCLAPVGDNVPGDMRYDADTQTLHVGHGAFGPVPAEVWSYDVGGMNVLKKWFGYRKARPDNRKTSPLDDIHVRRWPDEWGVELIDLLTVLRRLMEIAYTQRALLHRILAEAMVTDADLTQAGVLPVDDKARTPRQPVSPKVFEPNGE, encoded by the coding sequence GTGATCGACCGACTGCGAGGGGTCCTGGACGGTCTCGGCTACCCGCTCGGCGGCGAGGAGCTCCTGGACGTCCTCCTCCTGGCCCGTGTCATAGGAGGAGCCCGGACAGGAGCGGGCGACGCGACGGCGCCGGATCCGGCGGAGGCCGAAGAGGCCGGACCCCAGGCCGACGATGTCGGGCAGATAGACGATGAGCAGGGCTTCGACCCGACAGGTTCCGGACCTGCCCCCACGAGCCCGACGGAACAACCAGCAACGGGGCGACGCCGGTTCCTCCTCCCCGACAGCAGGACAGCCCAACCCGCCACCGGAACGGCCGCTCGTGCCGTGCGTGTCCCGGGTCCTCGGGCCTTGCCCGGAGCACACAACCTGGCCCGTTCGCTCCGACCCCTGCGCCAGCACCGGGATCACCTGCATCGGAAGGTCGTCGATGTGGAGGCCACCGTCAGGCTCACCGCGGAATCGGGCACCCTCGACGTGGTGCTGCGCCCCGAGCGAGAGCTGTGGCACGCAGCCGTACTCCTGGTCGACGACTCTGCGTCCATGCGCGTGTGGCGGTCACTGGTGCCAGAACTCGGCGGCCTGCTGGTACGCAGCGGCGATTTCCGCACCGTCCACGTCAGCAGATTCACCCCGCAGAAGCTAAGCCCCCGGCACCACAGGAACGGTGCCGGGGTATCGGTCACCTTCCTGCTGACGGACGGCGTTCATCCGGCCTGGACTAGCCCTGCGACAGCCGCCGCCGTCGCAGCCTGGGGAGCACGTGGGCCCGTCGCGGTTCTCAACCCGTTGCCGCAGCGCCTGTGGCGCGCCACGAGGTTTCAGCCGCAGCCGCACCTGCTCAGGGCAACCAAACGCTTCCCGACTACAGATCAGGTTCTGATGCTGGACCCCTTGACAGGTGAACGGGCGGAAGTCGTTTCGGACCGACTATCTCTGCCGGTGCTCGCCCTGTCGCCGTCCTCGCTGGCGTCGTGGGCGCAGCTGCTGACCGGGCCCGCCGTCCCCCACCTCGTCGAGGCAACAGCACTGGGGGCTCCGAGCGCCGGGGCGGCGGAAGCGGGACCTGCCCCGGCGACCGTACCGCCGGACCGGCTGATCGCCGTGTTCCGGGGGTCCTTTTCCCCGCAGGCCTACCGTCTGGCAGTTCGGCTTTCCGCGATCAGGCCCCTCAGCCCGCTCCTGATGCAACTCGTCCGCAGTGCCACCCTTCCCGAGGCCACCTCGGCACACGTCGCCGAGGTGCTGCTCGGGGGACTGCTGGAGCGTCTCGACGACGAGCAAACGCTCGAAGGGTTCCCGGAATCGCTGCGTAGAGACGGCCTCTACGACTTCCGGCCCGGTGTACGGGAACTCCTGTCCAGTGCGCTCAGCAGGACACAGACCCAAGAGATCACCGAGGCCGTGGGCCGAGCCCTCGAGCCGTACCTCGGCCGGCTGCCGGACTTCTCCGCGCTCATGGCCGATGCCTCGGGAACAATCAGACTGTCGGACGAGGCTTCGCCCTTCGCGGTGGTGGCCGGCCCCACCACCCAGGACAGAACCCACGGCAGGCCGCCGTCCAACGCTGCAAGCACACCGGCCAGTGTCCGGGAGATGTCCGCGGCATCCGGCGCGGCCCTGCTGCGGGCGTCCGCAGGAGCGGTCGCCGCCGACGCACGGGACGGTTCGCTGTTCCTACTCCTCAGCGACCGCTACGTCCGTGCATTCGGACACAGGCCAGCTTCTTCGCAGATCCGAGCCTGGGAAAGAGGTCTTCCCGCATTGGCGGGATGCCTGATCGACGCCGGACTCTCCGAGGTCGAGATGCTCGTTGAGTTCACCCTGCCGATGAACAGCAGACGAATAGACGTGATCCTGTCCGGTCTGGACCCCGTCCGCTCGGCTCCGTCCTATGTGCTCGTCGAGTTGAAACAGTGGACTGTGGCCAGACCGGACACGAACGATCCGGCTCTGTGCTCTGCCGGCACCGACACGTTCCTCGTCCTCAACCCCATCGACCAGGTACAGCGCTACCGCGAGTACCTGGTCAAGTTCAACAGCCTGCTGGCAAGGCACCCGGAAAGCGTCAGCGGGGCCGTCTACCTGCCCAACGCCACCGAGGCCGGAGTGGACGGGCTGCGGGACATCGAACACGAGGACGGAAGCCAGTTGTTCACCGGTGAACACCGGGCGGAGTTCCTCACGTACCTGCGTGGGCGGTTCAACAGCGGACGTTCGGAAGCAGAAGCGGCCGACCAACTCCTCCTGGCCAAGCTCCTCCCCCCGAGCAAGCTGACGGCTGTCGCGGCCCAGGAAATGGAGGAAGGGCAGTTCACCCTCCTGGACGAACAACAGATCGCCTATCGCACGGTTCTCAACGCAGTACGGAAGGCACAGCACTCCGCTCACAAAGAAGTCGTCGTCATCACCGGGGGCCCCGGGACCGGCAAGAGCGTGATCGCACTCCACCTGCTGGGCGAGCTGTACCGGCAGGGCGTACCGGCCCTGCATGCCACCGGCTCGCAGTCGCTCACCAAAACCCTGCGCAAGGCCGCAGGCAGCCGCAAGCGTGAAGTGCAGGACCTCTTCAAGTACTTCAACAGTTTCATGGCGGCCCAGGAGAACTCCCTCGACGTTCTGATCTGCGACGAGGCCCACCGAATCCGCGAGACCTCCGCCAACCGCTACACCCGGGCCTCTTTGCACACCGGACGCCCACAGATCGATGAACTCATCGACGTGGCACGTGTCCCCGTCTTTCTCCTCGACGAGCACCAAGTGGTGCGCCCCGGCGAGATAGGCACCGTGGCGGAGATCGTGGGGGCGGCCGGGAGGAAGGGGCTACCGTTCCGGGTCGTAGCGCTGGACAGCCAGTTCCGCTACGGCGGCAGCGACGTCTACCTGAACTGGGTGGTGCGTCTCCTCGGGCTGGAGGCGAGCGGGCCCACGCTCTGGAAACCGGACGGCCGGATGCAACTCCTCGTTGCCGACAGCCCGGAGGAGATGGAGGCGTTCCTGGAAGACCGCCGAAGCGAAGGGTACGGTGCCCGCATGACCGCGGGCTATTGCTGGCCCTGGTCGCCGGAGCCCAGGCCGGGCGACCCCCTTCCTCTGGACGTGATGATCGGTGGCTGGGCCCGCCCATGGAATCTGCGCGGTGACCGTTCGGTGTCCGGGGCGCCTCCTGCCGCGCTGTGGGCCACCGATCCGGCCGGATCCGGTCAGGTGGGCAGCATCTACACGGCGCAGGGCTTCGAGTTCGACTGGAGCGGAGTCGTCATCGGGCCCGACATGGTTTGGCGAGGCGATCGATTCGTCACTGACCGGAAGTCTTCCAAGGATCCTGTGCTCGGGCGCACAGTGGCGGACGAGGAGGCGGACCGGCTAATCCGCAACACCTACAAGGTTCTGCTGACACGGGGCATGGCGGGGACTGTCGTCTACTCGACGGATGCGGAGACGCGTGCGAAGTTGCTCGAGCTGGGTGGTCGGGCACTGGGCGCGCACAGTCCCCGGACCGAGAAATTCGAGCAGCTCAAGACCGTGCGGCCGGACCAGGGCGAGTGGCGGACCACCCGTACGGGCAGTACCGCTCCCTTCACCCCGGCCCCGCGTTCCGACTGGGATGCGTACCCCGCACTCAGCGATCTCTTCCCCTGGGGGAGCCTAGGCGTGGCCACGCACCGGGGATGGGTCGTGTCGCCGGGCAAGCAGATCCTGGAGCAGCGCTGGAACCAGCTCATCGGCGAAGAGGATCCCGCGGTCAAAGCCGAGCTGTTCAAGGAGACGAGGGACCGATCCACGGACAGAATCCGGGGCGGGCTGCCCGGTCGTTCCTCGCACGGCGTGCCGATCAGCCAAGAGACCTCCACGCTCGCGGAAGTCGTGCGCATCGGCATGCGCAGCTTCGACCGGCAATGGCTGGTCGCCGACGATCGTGTCATCGACCGGCCGCGCCCAGCGCTCTGGGCGGCATTGCAGTCAGGTCAGGTCTTCCTCAACCAGCCATCGGGGCATCCGATCGAATCCGGGCCTGCTGTCGTCGCCACCAGCCTCCTCCCGGACATGCACCATTTCAACGGGCGAGGTGGCCGGGTGCACCCCGTCCTGCACCCGGACGGCACCAGTAACGTCCCACCGCGGCTGCTGCCGGTCCTCTCGGCCCACCTGAATCACAGCCGGGTGAGCGCCCAGGATGTGGCCGCGTACGTCGTGGCGGTAGCCGGGCACTCCGGTTTCACCGAGCACTTCCAGGAAGAGCTCCTCACTTCGGGCGTGCGGGTGCCTCTGACCCGCAACCCCAGGCTCTGGGAAGCGGCCGTGCGCCTCGGCGAGGAGGTGCTGTGGGCATCCACCTACGGCGAGGTGTGCTTCGACTCAACTTCCGGACGTCACCAGGCCTCCGTCGCCTACGAGCCCGGTGACGCCCGGAGGGTCAGGTGTCTGGCACCCGTCGGTGACAACGTCCCGGGCGATATGCGCTATGACGCGGACACCCAGACCCTTCACGTCGGTCACGGTGCCTTCGGGCCGGTGCCTGCCGAGGTGTGGTCCTATGACGTGGGCGGAATGAACGTCCTCAAGAAGTGGTTCGGTTACCGCAAGGCGCGGCCGGACAACAGGAAGACGAGCCCACTGGACGACATCCACGTGAGGCGGTGGCCCGACGAGTGGGGCGTCGAACTCATCGACCTGCTCACAGTGCTCCGCCGACTAATGGAGATCGCCTACACGCAGAGGGCGCTGCTCCACCGCATCCTTGCGGAAGCCATGGTGACGGACGCGGACCTCACCCAGGCAGGAGTCCTCCCTGTGGACGACAAGGCCCGCACACCGCGTCAGCCAGTCTCCCCGAAGGTGTTCGAGCCGAACGGTGAGTAG
- a CDS encoding AAA family ATPase, whose amino-acid sequence MPRRATVSHSSVPEHDPSAATEDWWVFRGPAELPAPPPWRSLSGSPRTPTAQQYLLGPEHVAVVNAALHLRRPLLVTGRPGTGKSSLAHAIAEDLELGDVLRWPVNSRSTLTDALYRYDAVGRLRETTLERETRATRDASRKLRHRTKGRRSGIGDFLRLGPLGTALAATDRPRVLLIDELDKADIDLPNDLLVVLEEGAFEIPELTRLPEDQQSVDVLVTGSRERAKVHRGTMSCSHFPIVVMTSNGERDFPPAFLRRCVRLDLPDPDEEKLRDIVRLHLGAEALADAEDLIQNFLQRAAVQTLATDQLLAAVHLRVTGADLSREQLINAVMHRLDEAFPA is encoded by the coding sequence ATGCCAAGGAGAGCGACCGTGTCGCACAGCTCAGTGCCCGAGCACGACCCCAGCGCGGCAACCGAGGACTGGTGGGTGTTCCGTGGACCGGCCGAACTGCCCGCTCCGCCACCGTGGCGAAGCCTCTCCGGATCGCCGCGGACTCCGACGGCCCAGCAGTACCTACTGGGCCCGGAACACGTCGCAGTCGTCAACGCCGCACTCCACCTGCGCCGCCCTCTGCTGGTAACTGGGCGTCCCGGTACCGGCAAAAGTTCCCTCGCCCATGCCATCGCCGAAGATCTGGAACTGGGTGACGTACTGCGCTGGCCGGTCAACAGCCGCTCGACGCTGACGGACGCCCTCTACCGCTACGACGCCGTGGGCCGACTGCGCGAGACTACGCTGGAGCGCGAGACACGAGCCACGCGTGACGCTTCCAGGAAATTGAGGCATCGCACCAAAGGCCGCCGATCGGGCATCGGCGACTTCCTGCGACTCGGCCCGCTGGGCACGGCACTCGCTGCCACAGATCGCCCCCGAGTACTGCTCATCGACGAGTTGGACAAGGCCGACATCGATCTGCCGAACGACCTCCTCGTAGTACTGGAGGAGGGAGCGTTCGAGATCCCCGAACTCACGCGGCTTCCCGAGGACCAGCAGAGCGTCGACGTGCTGGTCACCGGCAGCAGGGAACGTGCCAAGGTGCACCGCGGAACCATGTCGTGCAGCCACTTTCCGATCGTGGTTATGACCAGCAACGGAGAACGAGACTTCCCCCCGGCCTTCCTCCGTCGCTGTGTGCGCCTCGATCTGCCGGACCCGGACGAGGAGAAGCTCCGCGACATCGTCCGCCTCCACCTTGGAGCCGAGGCGCTCGCCGACGCCGAGGACCTCATCCAGAACTTCCTGCAGAGAGCGGCCGTGCAGACCCTTGCCACCGATCAGCTCCTGGCCGCAGTTCACCTGCGCGTCACGGGAGCCGATCTGAGCCGCGAGCAGCTGATCAACGCCGTCATGCACCGTCTCGACGAGGCTTTCCCGGCGTGA